The proteins below are encoded in one region of Oncorhynchus gorbuscha isolate QuinsamMale2020 ecotype Even-year linkage group LG01, OgorEven_v1.0, whole genome shotgun sequence:
- the LOC124045282 gene encoding serine/threonine-protein kinase SIK2-like, whose amino-acid sequence MVIVTERSPGSQPNHTHGRPLQVGFYEIIRTLGKGNFAVVKLARHKVTKTQVAIKIIDKTRLNPSNLEKIYREVQIMKLLNHPHIIKLYQVMETKDMLYIVTEYAKNGEMFDYLTSNGRMSEDEARKKFWQILMAVDYCHRHHIVHRDLKTENLLLDTNMNIKLADFGFGNFYNSGEPLSTWCGSPPYAAPEVFEGKEYEGPQLDIWSLGVVLYVLVCGSLPFDGHSLPALRQRVTEGRFRIPFYMSQDCENLIRKMLVVDPTKRISMAQIKQHRWMLADPTAPNQTLSMALPLTDYNSNLGDYSEPVLGIMQSLGIDRQRTIESLLSSSYNHFSAIYYLLLERDREHRALQLSRQCGPWTQKPRDTSDSGTPEVIMEDSFRTSAYPIQCKTTPPMQPEMEYDHGALFQRVAFPGEASLNRLLCNRSISPNSLLETSISEEVTHTCSPLILPTTTSRRHTLAEVSPHFYQCNPPSIVVSLSDGASSDSCLKSLSTPNPALRPPVGGLSAMPASGTGPRALISAGTQLALSSHLLPQAQASSFQEGRRASDTSLTQGLKAFRQQLRKNTRTKGLLGLNKINGLARQICPLTSDHSSRGSRGSIGPTINEHRRMLEEVLQQQRMLQIQHQPQAPQSSSTQNPLLFLSQQQPPSPTSIYATSTLFDTSASSLPQGEHQHPLSPHQSLLSLQHAFWQQPLESSSSSYGSSSSCSSSSSSYCASSTFLSPVASAAYLLEARLHISQQPSLHRQTNLHYQPQAQSQAFTQGPLPLVARQGMWSLDSASGKESEMQELSLGGQLSSCVMVK is encoded by the exons ATGGTGATCGTAACGGAGAGAAGCCCGGGCTCCCAGCCCAACCATACTCATGGAAGGCCTTTACAGGTCGGCTTCTACGAGATCATCCGCACACTGGGGAAAGGAAACTTCGCTGTGGTCAAACTGGCAAGGCACAAAGTCACCAAAACACAG GTGGCCATAAAGATCATTGACAAGACCAGACTAAACCCATCCAACCTAGAGAAGATCTACAGAGAGGTCCAGATCATGAAGTTGCTGAACCACCCCCATATCATCAAACTCtaccag GTTATGGAGACTAAAGATATGCTGTATATTGTGACAGAATATGCCAAAAATGGAGAGATGTTCG ACTACTTGACCTCAAACGGGCGCATGAGCGAGGATGAGGCACGGAAgaagttctggcagatcctgatGGCAGTGGACTACTGCCACAGGCACCACATCGTTCACCGTGACCTCAAGACTGAGAACCTGCTGCTGGACACCAATATGAACATTAAACTGGCCG ACTTTGGATTTGGAAACTTCTACAACTCAGGCGAGCCCCTGTCTACGTGGTGCGGCAGCCCCCCCTATGCAGCACCGGAGGTGTTTGAGGGGAAGGAGTACGAAGGGCCACAGTTGGATATCTGG AGTTTGGGTGTGGTTCTGTACGTTCTCGTGTGTGGATCCCTTCCGTTCGACGGGCACAGCCTTCCCgccctcagacagagagtcacagAGGGGCGCTTCAGAATCCCCTTCTACATGTCTCAAG ACTGTGAGAACCTGATCCGTAAGATGTTGGTGGTGGACCCAACCAAGAGGATCAGCATGGCCCAGATCAAGCAGCACCGCTGGATGCTGGCTGACCCCACAGCCCCTAACCAGACCCTCAGTATGGCACTGCCCCTCACAGACTACAACTCCAACCTGGGGGACTACAGCGAGCCCGTCCTGGGCATCATGCAAAGCCTGGGCATCGACCGCCAGAGGACCATCGAG TCTCTACTGAGCAGCAGCTACAACCACTTCTCAGCCATCTACTATCTATTgttggagagggacagggagcacCGGGCCTTGCAGCTCAGTCGCCAGTGTGGACCCTGGACCCAGAAACCCAGGGACACCTCCGACTCCGGTACCCCAGAGGTCATCATGGAGGACAGCTTCAGAACTTCGGCCTACCCCATTCAGTGCAAGACCACCCCTCCCATGCAACCGGAGATGGAATATGACCACGGTGCATTGTTCCAACGTGTGGCGTTCCCGGGGGAAGCCAGTCTGAACCGCCTGCTGTGTAACCGCTCCATCTCCCCCAACAGCCTGCTGGAGACCAGCATCAGTGAGGAGGTCACACACACCTGCTCACCCCTCATCctgcccaccaccacctcccGGCGACACACCCTGGCCGAGGTCTCCCCTCACTTCTACCAGTGCAACCCCCCCTCCATCGTGGTCAGCCTCTCCGATGGTGCATCGTCTGACAGCTGTTTGAAGTCCTTGTCCACCCCCAACCCTGCCCTGCGCCCTCCTGTGGGGGGGCTGTCAGCCATGCCAGCCTCTGGCACTGGCCCCAGGGCGCTGATCTCTGCCGGTACCCAGCtggccctctcctctcatctcctcccccagGCCCAAGCTTCCAGCTTCCAGGAGGGCCGCAGAGCCTCTGACACCTCCCTAACACAAG GTCTGAAAGCCTTCCGCCAACAGCTGAGGAAGAACACTCGCACTAAGGGTCTTCTGGGTCTGAATAAGATCAATGGTCTGGCAAGGCAGATCTGCCCTCTGACCTCCGACCACAGTAGCCGTGGCAGCCGGGGATCAATAGGTCCCACCATCAATGAGCACCGCCGCATGCTAGAGGAAGTTCTGCAACAGCAAAG AATGCTCCAGATCCAGCACcagccccaggctcctcagtcatcATCTACCCAGAACCCTCTGCTCTTCCTGTCCCAGCAgcagcccccctcccccacatCCATTTACGCCACCTCAACCCTGTTTGACACCTccgcctcctccctcccccagggGGAACATCAACACCCCCTTTCCCCACACCagagtctcctgtctctccagcaCGCCTTCTGGCAGCAGCCTTTGgagtcatcttcctcctcctatggctcctcttcctcctgctcctcatcatcatcctcctactgcgcctcctccaccttcctctcccCTGTGGCCTCCGCTGCTTACCTCCTCGAGGCTCGCCTTCACATCAGCCAGCAACCCAGCCTCCATCGCCAGACCAACCTACACTACCAACCCCAGGCCCAGAGCCAGGCCTTCACCCAGGGCCCCTTACCCCTTGTGGCCAGGCAGGGGATGTGGAGCCTGGATTCAGCCTCCGGAAAAGAGTCAGAGATGCAGGAACTGAGTCTGGGTGGGCAGCTGAGCAGCTGTGTGATGGTGAAGTaa